One genomic window of Luteitalea pratensis includes the following:
- a CDS encoding trypsin-like serine protease: MRSRSSAIALALLAVSPVASLLAVTYGFVDTDGTYSNTGAFIVRSPTTGNISPICSGTLIAPDVFLTASHCTAFFEHELAALGYTAHVSFDSPIGFGDQTSPATHLIEVQQVVTNPAYTQAQNDSGDIAVLLLNSQDTAGIAPATLAPAALLDEIVKADGFDDASVTNVGYGVQNRVVGGGRPFFQDMNPIPRMYSFSSFNALNKGYIRYSQNPATGDGGTCFGDSGGPQFFTYQGTTYIVSITITGDTVCRATSVAYRLDTKSARSFLAPYVTLP; the protein is encoded by the coding sequence ATGCGCAGTCGCTCGTCAGCCATTGCTCTGGCACTGCTCGCCGTTTCCCCGGTAGCGTCCCTGCTCGCGGTCACCTACGGGTTCGTCGACACGGACGGCACCTATTCGAACACCGGCGCGTTCATCGTCAGGTCTCCGACGACGGGCAACATCAGTCCCATCTGCAGCGGCACGCTGATCGCTCCCGACGTGTTCCTGACGGCCAGTCACTGTACGGCTTTCTTCGAGCACGAGCTCGCCGCGCTTGGCTACACCGCGCACGTGAGCTTCGACAGCCCGATCGGGTTCGGCGATCAGACGAGTCCGGCGACACACCTCATCGAGGTGCAGCAAGTGGTCACGAACCCGGCCTACACACAGGCCCAGAACGACTCCGGCGACATCGCCGTGTTGCTCCTGAATTCACAGGACACGGCCGGCATCGCGCCGGCGACGCTGGCGCCCGCAGCGTTGCTCGACGAGATCGTGAAGGCCGACGGCTTCGACGATGCGTCGGTGACCAACGTCGGGTACGGCGTGCAGAACCGCGTCGTGGGCGGCGGCAGGCCGTTCTTCCAGGACATGAACCCGATACCGCGCATGTACTCGTTCTCCAGCTTCAATGCGCTGAACAAGGGATACATCCGTTACTCGCAGAACCCTGCGACCGGCGACGGCGGCACCTGTTTCGGCGATTCTGGCGGCCCACAGTTCTTCACGTACCAGGGCACCACGTACATCGTGTCGATCACGATTACCGGTGACACGGTGTGCCGCGCCACCAGCGTGGCGTACCGGCTGGACACGAAGAGTGCGCGGTCGTTCCTCGCACCGTACGTGACCCTGCCGTAG
- the sigJ gene encoding RNA polymerase sigma factor SigJ yields the protein MSDTNANSDPAASFEPYRRRLLGLAYRMLGSMADGEDAVQETYLRWHAVDRDRVVEPRAFLMTTTTRICLDMLTSARARREEYVGPWLPEPVVDTAALAPDSHTELAEDLSIALLLTLDRLSPLERAAFLLHDVFEFSFTEVAGALERSEPACRQLAARARAHVRASRPRGTSAPTGRPGEIDEKHAQLMSAFVAACRSGDLDALMRMLASDVRVVTDGGGRVVAALNVLEGADRAARFLVGATQKGWREYFTLRFATINGLPGIIVDGPEGPVQTSAFEIDDDVVRALYVVRNSDKLRHVTAASPPRPLDG from the coding sequence GTGAGTGACACGAACGCGAATTCGGATCCGGCCGCGAGCTTCGAGCCGTACCGCCGGCGCCTGCTCGGCCTCGCCTATCGCATGCTCGGCTCGATGGCCGATGGCGAGGACGCAGTGCAGGAGACCTACTTGCGCTGGCATGCGGTCGACCGCGACAGAGTGGTGGAGCCCAGGGCGTTTCTCATGACCACGACGACGCGGATCTGTCTCGACATGCTGACGTCGGCGCGCGCACGGCGCGAGGAGTACGTCGGTCCGTGGCTGCCGGAACCGGTTGTCGACACGGCAGCGCTCGCGCCCGACAGCCACACGGAGCTGGCCGAGGACCTGTCGATTGCGCTGCTCCTGACGCTCGACCGCCTGTCGCCCCTCGAACGCGCGGCCTTCCTGCTGCACGACGTGTTCGAGTTCTCGTTCACCGAAGTGGCAGGGGCGCTGGAGCGGAGCGAACCTGCCTGTCGACAGCTTGCCGCCCGCGCCCGCGCTCACGTTCGAGCGTCCCGACCGCGCGGCACGAGCGCACCGACTGGGCGCCCTGGCGAGATCGATGAAAAGCATGCGCAGCTCATGTCCGCATTCGTAGCCGCATGCCGGTCCGGCGACCTGGATGCGCTGATGCGGATGCTCGCATCCGACGTGCGCGTCGTGACTGACGGCGGCGGCAGGGTTGTGGCGGCGCTGAACGTGCTCGAGGGCGCCGATCGCGCGGCACGCTTCCTGGTGGGCGCGACGCAGAAGGGGTGGCGCGAGTACTTCACGCTGCGCTTTGCCACGATCAATGGACTGCCCGGCATCATCGTGGACGGGCCTGAGGGGCCGGTGCAGACGTCGGCGTTCGAGATCGACGACGACGTGGTTCGGGCCCTCTACGTGGTGCGCAACTCGGACAAGCTGCGCCACGTCACGGCCGCGTCACCACCCCGTCCACTTGACGGTTGA
- a CDS encoding polysaccharide deacetylase family protein, translating into MLIACLALILAVAALAHTAPAPSVLEASPRYRSLWRVMPRHGEPPTVYLTFDDGPNARWTPPLLDALRESDVRATFFVIDRQITADTEAIVRRTAADGHTIGVHTGSRRLMMASPSRVAREVQQAAARITQITGRPTCAVFRPHAGWRSVTMYEGLRQAGYTLVGWSWGMWDWHWWQQPEGVSVAARLAERASAGDIIVIHDGHHDDPQADRRRAADAVRALVPRLRDRGFSIAPLCTGASLVSDPL; encoded by the coding sequence ATGCTCATCGCTTGCCTGGCGCTGATCCTTGCAGTCGCGGCGCTGGCGCATACCGCGCCGGCGCCGTCCGTGCTGGAAGCGTCCCCACGGTACAGATCACTTTGGCGCGTCATGCCTCGCCACGGTGAGCCGCCGACGGTCTACCTGACGTTCGATGATGGACCGAACGCGCGCTGGACTCCCCCGCTCCTGGATGCGCTGCGTGAAAGCGACGTGCGCGCCACGTTCTTCGTCATCGACCGTCAGATCACGGCAGACACGGAAGCGATTGTGCGGCGCACGGCCGCTGACGGGCACACGATCGGCGTGCACACCGGATCTCGCCGCCTGATGATGGCTTCACCGTCGCGAGTCGCACGCGAGGTGCAGCAGGCGGCGGCACGCATCACGCAGATCACCGGCCGACCCACGTGCGCGGTGTTCCGCCCGCACGCGGGGTGGCGGAGTGTCACCATGTACGAAGGGCTTCGCCAGGCGGGCTACACGCTCGTGGGTTGGAGCTGGGGCATGTGGGATTGGCATTGGTGGCAGCAGCCCGAGGGCGTCAGCGTTGCCGCCCGGCTGGCCGAACGTGCCTCGGCCGGCGACATCATCGTCATCCACGACGGCCACCACGACGATCCGCAAGCCGACCGCCGTCGTGCCGCTGACGCCGTCCGCGCGCTGGTCCCACGATTGCGCGACCGTGGCTTCTCGATCGCGCCGCTCTGCACTGGCGCCAGTCTCGTGAGCGACCCGCTCTAG
- a CDS encoding PadR family transcriptional regulator → MPPSGDAPRVDVLPGTLEIIVLRVLATMGAQHAYGVAARIEQAADDAIRLNQGTLYPALVRLEQKGWIKGTWQTTENNREAKYYAITKAGTRGLAEQSEWWQRSAALVNRLLTDDAQ, encoded by the coding sequence ATGCCACCAAGTGGAGACGCGCCACGCGTCGACGTCCTGCCGGGCACGCTCGAGATCATCGTGCTGCGTGTCCTCGCGACGATGGGCGCGCAGCACGCCTATGGCGTCGCGGCACGAATCGAGCAGGCTGCAGACGATGCGATTCGGCTCAACCAGGGCACCCTGTACCCCGCCCTGGTCCGGCTGGAGCAGAAGGGCTGGATCAAGGGCACCTGGCAGACCACGGAGAACAACCGCGAGGCGAAGTACTACGCGATCACGAAGGCCGGCACACGGGGCCTCGCGGAGCAGTCGGAATGGTGGCAGCGATCCGCGGCGCTCGTGAACCGGCTGCTCACGGATGACGCGCAGTGA
- a CDS encoding permease prefix domain 1-containing protein: protein MIAGLRRWLSRLLNGVRPSRLEADLAREIDAHLALLEDEFGRRGLAPEEARRSARLALGGIDRTKEMHRDARAIRWLSDALSDIRYAARHVRHRPGFALIAIATLALGIGANTAMFTLVHRVLLDSLPVKAPDALVEVGCVDANKPDDFSCETSYPGFLMFRDGNDLLSGLFAFAPLPDLNVVHEDHAELATALLATGDMYDILGVAPAHGRLLTAADDAQGAPITVVLSHAYWHDASTATCASSVNRSDSTHRRGSSWVSRQPGSAASRWAGLLTSRWRWALAHRRLRAERVSPTAVIGGYE, encoded by the coding sequence GTGATCGCCGGGCTTCGTCGATGGCTGTCGAGGCTGCTCAACGGCGTTCGCCCGTCGCGATTGGAGGCCGATCTCGCCCGCGAGATCGATGCGCACCTGGCACTGCTCGAGGACGAGTTCGGTCGTCGTGGGCTGGCGCCCGAGGAGGCGCGCCGATCGGCGCGACTCGCGTTGGGCGGCATCGATCGCACGAAAGAGATGCACCGCGACGCGCGGGCGATACGATGGCTGTCCGATGCGCTCTCGGACATCCGCTACGCCGCACGGCATGTCCGACACCGTCCCGGCTTCGCCCTGATCGCGATAGCGACGCTGGCCCTGGGCATCGGCGCCAACACGGCCATGTTCACCCTCGTGCATCGTGTCCTGCTCGACTCGCTGCCAGTGAAGGCTCCCGACGCGCTGGTCGAGGTGGGCTGCGTCGATGCCAACAAGCCGGACGACTTCTCGTGCGAGACCTCCTATCCAGGCTTCCTGATGTTCCGCGACGGCAACGACCTTCTCTCCGGTCTCTTTGCCTTTGCGCCGCTTCCGGATCTGAACGTGGTGCATGAAGACCACGCCGAGTTGGCGACGGCCCTCCTTGCCACCGGCGACATGTACGACATCCTCGGCGTCGCGCCGGCGCACGGGCGACTGCTGACGGCCGCCGACGATGCCCAGGGCGCGCCGATAACCGTGGTCCTCAGCCACGCCTACTGGCACGACGCTTCAACGGCGACTTGCGCATCGTCGGTCAACCGCTCCGACTCAACACACAGACGGGGATCGTCGTGGGTGTCTCGCCAGCCAGGTTCCGCGGCGTCACGCTGGGCGGGGCTCCTGACATCACGGTGGCGATGGGCACTGGCGCACCGGCGTTTGCGGGCAGAGAGAGTCTCGCCAACGGCGGTAATTGGTGGCTACGAATGA
- a CDS encoding metallophosphoesterase family protein, with translation MTTTTTTLQPLRVAGAVVGLLLAFLGGCDRQVSPLATTVAPTSLGEPVSPASPPSPPTAPPAPLREAVLVGAGDIAECGQQGAVQTAALLDGIPGTVFTAGDNVYMNGAPKEFACYEGSWGRHRSRTYPSPGNHDYGTPDASGYFQYFGERAGPMGQGYYSFEAGAWHVVSLNSSVGWREGSAQLQWLRRDLQLAQARCVAAIMHHPLVSSGPNGDNPWLRDLWRALQEAGTDIVVAAHDHIYERHARINLDGRPDPRGARLFTVGTGGARLYDVGGLRPTTEARAVAWGVIKFVLQPGSYRWEFRSVEGILDSGLDTCD, from the coding sequence GTGACGACGACTACGACGACTTTGCAACCCCTGCGCGTGGCGGGAGCGGTTGTTGGCCTCCTGCTGGCTTTCCTCGGTGGCTGCGACCGACAGGTCTCGCCGCTGGCCACGACCGTCGCTCCGACGTCGCTGGGCGAACCCGTCTCGCCGGCGTCTCCGCCCAGTCCGCCTACCGCCCCTCCCGCCCCACTCAGGGAGGCGGTGCTCGTCGGGGCCGGTGATATCGCCGAGTGCGGTCAGCAAGGCGCCGTCCAGACGGCCGCACTGCTCGACGGCATTCCCGGCACGGTGTTCACGGCCGGCGACAACGTCTACATGAACGGCGCGCCGAAGGAGTTCGCGTGCTATGAGGGTTCGTGGGGACGGCATCGCAGCCGCACGTACCCGTCACCGGGCAACCACGACTACGGCACGCCGGACGCGAGTGGCTATTTCCAGTACTTCGGGGAGCGGGCCGGGCCGATGGGGCAGGGCTACTACTCGTTTGAGGCCGGCGCCTGGCACGTCGTGTCCCTCAACAGCAGCGTGGGGTGGCGCGAGGGCTCAGCGCAACTCCAGTGGTTGCGCCGTGATCTCCAGCTGGCGCAGGCGCGGTGCGTCGCGGCCATCATGCACCACCCGCTCGTGAGCTCGGGGCCCAACGGCGACAATCCATGGCTCCGCGATCTCTGGCGCGCGCTCCAGGAGGCAGGCACCGACATCGTCGTTGCGGCGCACGACCACATTTACGAACGGCATGCGCGGATCAACCTGGACGGGCGGCCAGACCCGCGAGGGGCGCGGCTGTTCACGGTCGGTACTGGCGGCGCACGCCTGTACGACGTCGGCGGGCTGCGACCGACGACCGAGGCGCGGGCCGTGGCCTGGGGCGTCATCAAGTTCGTCCTGCAACCGGGAAGTTACCGGTGGGAGTTCCGGTCGGTCGAGGGCATCCTGGACTCGGGGCTCGACACCTGCGACTAG
- a CDS encoding molybdopterin-dependent oxidoreductase, protein MMTRRAILTRRDMIVTALAGAGGVLLSGCSRGELPPTYGHLLRMGDNLTYAAHRALLPHGLAREYGREHISSFPAIGTTNPADPSQPLAATLGQRYAGLRAGAFRDYRVSIEGRVARPGTYSLADLQRFPSRTQITRHTCEEGWSAIAEWTGVALGRVLAAAGTLPDARFVQFHAFDGLGDGIDMIDALHPQTLLAYGMNGQPLPIPHGGPLRLRVETQIGYKSVKYIDRIVVTDTFEDHGPAGYLHYGWSWYAGI, encoded by the coding sequence ATGATGACAAGGCGAGCGATCCTCACCAGGCGCGACATGATCGTGACGGCTCTCGCCGGCGCGGGAGGTGTACTGCTGTCAGGCTGCAGTCGCGGTGAACTGCCACCGACGTACGGGCACCTGCTGCGGATGGGTGACAACCTCACGTACGCCGCGCACCGCGCGCTCTTGCCACACGGGCTGGCGCGTGAGTACGGGCGTGAGCACATCTCCTCGTTCCCCGCGATCGGGACCACGAACCCCGCGGACCCTAGCCAGCCCCTGGCGGCGACGTTGGGTCAGCGTTACGCCGGCTTGCGAGCCGGCGCGTTTCGCGACTACCGCGTGTCGATCGAAGGACGCGTTGCAAGGCCCGGCACGTACTCGCTGGCGGACCTCCAGCGCTTCCCCAGCCGCACGCAAATCACGCGGCACACGTGCGAAGAAGGCTGGTCGGCCATCGCGGAGTGGACGGGTGTGGCGCTGGGTCGTGTGCTGGCCGCTGCCGGCACGCTGCCGGACGCGCGGTTCGTCCAGTTCCACGCCTTCGACGGCCTGGGGGACGGCATCGACATGATCGATGCGCTCCACCCGCAGACGCTGCTCGCCTACGGGATGAACGGGCAGCCGCTGCCGATCCCGCACGGCGGTCCGCTGCGGCTCCGCGTGGAGACGCAGATCGGCTACAAGAGCGTGAAGTACATCGACCGCATCGTCGTCACCGACACCTTCGAGGACCACGGCCCTGCGGGGTACCTCCATTACGGCTGGTCGTGGTACGCCGGCATCTGA
- a CDS encoding cytochrome b/b6 domain-containing protein, with product MSVDGARHASSHHPAWTRCAHWVAAVSILVLAFTGFVILMAHPRLYWGDVGNGLTPALIELPISPNYRHGGWASVTPFFDRTGSPVSASRTFPLFNENAWGRSLHFLTAWLLTLTGLAYLAAGVLTGHLRRRIVPAAGDLAPARLSEDVRRHVRFAVRRDAGSPYGTLQKIAYTFVIVFLLPLAGLTGVTMSPAVTTAFPFLLTLFGGMQSARTIHFGVWMALMGFLLVHVVMVVATGFRQHMRAMTIGDR from the coding sequence ATGTCTGTCGATGGCGCCAGGCACGCGTCGTCGCACCATCCCGCGTGGACGAGATGCGCCCACTGGGTCGCGGCCGTGAGCATCCTGGTGCTCGCCTTCACGGGTTTCGTGATCCTGATGGCACATCCGCGACTGTACTGGGGTGACGTCGGGAACGGCTTGACGCCTGCCCTGATCGAGTTGCCCATCAGCCCCAATTACCGGCACGGCGGGTGGGCGTCGGTGACGCCGTTCTTCGATCGCACGGGCTCACCCGTGTCGGCAAGCCGCACGTTTCCCCTGTTCAACGAAAATGCATGGGGGCGCAGCCTGCACTTCCTCACGGCCTGGCTGCTCACCCTTACGGGGCTTGCGTACCTCGCGGCGGGTGTCCTGACGGGGCACCTTCGACGCCGCATAGTGCCCGCCGCTGGTGATCTGGCGCCCGCGCGCCTCAGCGAGGACGTGCGGCGCCACGTTCGCTTCGCGGTCCGGCGCGATGCCGGCTCGCCGTATGGCACGCTGCAGAAGATCGCCTACACGTTCGTGATCGTCTTCTTGCTGCCGCTTGCCGGCCTCACCGGTGTCACGATGTCGCCTGCAGTGACGACGGCCTTTCCGTTCCTGCTCACGCTGTTCGGCGGCATGCAATCGGCGCGCACGATTCACTTCGGGGTGTGGATGGCGCTCATGGGATTCCTCCTGGTGCACGTGGTGATGGTGGTGGCAACGGGATTCCGTCAGCACATGCGCGCGATGACGATTGGTGACCGATGA
- a CDS encoding alkaline phosphatase family protein: protein MTSIMRLGSDLRALVVVSALIAVCLVAAMTAQAPPRRHVLIVVDGLRPDYVTADVMPRLTALGKRGVVFTKHHAVFPTVTRVNGASFATGAYPGTHGLMGNSVYFPRVDPARFLDTANRQALSRIAEVEGKLLTAPTLAEVLQAAGKRMFVASSGSPGSAMLNDPTVAGGAVVHPEFVIPETLRGALAALGDPPAGDGQAMARDRYAVDAFLKVGLPRVSPTVSVLWLVSLDSTAHSKGIGGPEAVAVLEHLDREIGRVEDGLKAAGLLDAVNICVSSDHGFSTHTGAVDVSAILKPYMGTMPDGTPRIVASGGAIHVRDRDEETVAAIVRGLQQTPGIGPIFTRATQTGSLDGHVAGTLSFDVVHWQHDRSAQILFSPDWSDAPNAHGVRGSVMAGGTAGHGSSSPWDVHNTLIAAGPDLGRGLTIDAPSANVDLMPTFLTLVGLAIPPSVQGRALDEAFAARAAGPARRSATTTDHTARTPDGRYAVTGELSIVRVGDREYRYFDSTTVTRR, encoded by the coding sequence GTGACCAGCATCATGCGCCTGGGATCCGACCTTCGTGCTCTGGTTGTCGTCTCGGCCCTGATCGCAGTCTGCCTGGTGGCGGCGATGACGGCCCAGGCGCCTCCGCGGCGGCACGTCCTGATTGTGGTGGACGGCCTCAGGCCCGACTACGTCACCGCCGACGTGATGCCGCGTCTTACCGCGCTCGGCAAGCGGGGCGTTGTCTTCACGAAACACCATGCGGTGTTCCCAACGGTGACTCGCGTCAACGGTGCGTCCTTTGCGACTGGCGCCTACCCCGGCACGCACGGTCTGATGGGCAACAGCGTCTACTTTCCGCGCGTCGATCCGGCGCGGTTCCTCGACACCGCGAATCGGCAGGCCTTATCCCGTATCGCCGAGGTCGAGGGCAAGTTGCTGACGGCGCCCACCCTCGCCGAGGTCCTGCAGGCGGCGGGCAAACGGATGTTCGTTGCAAGCTCCGGGTCGCCAGGCTCGGCGATGCTCAACGATCCAACCGTGGCCGGCGGTGCGGTGGTGCATCCGGAGTTCGTGATCCCCGAAACACTACGTGGTGCCCTTGCGGCACTTGGCGACCCGCCGGCCGGCGATGGGCAGGCCATGGCACGCGACCGTTATGCCGTGGACGCGTTCCTGAAGGTCGGGCTGCCGCGCGTGAGTCCCACGGTCAGCGTGCTCTGGCTCGTATCGCTCGACTCGACCGCGCACTCGAAGGGAATCGGCGGTCCGGAAGCAGTCGCGGTGCTCGAGCATCTCGACCGCGAGATCGGCCGCGTCGAGGACGGCCTGAAAGCTGCGGGCCTGCTCGATGCGGTAAACATCTGCGTCTCGTCTGACCACGGCTTCTCCACGCACACGGGCGCGGTGGACGTCTCCGCGATCCTGAAGCCGTACATGGGTACGATGCCAGATGGCACACCACGCATCGTCGCCAGCGGCGGCGCGATCCATGTGCGCGATCGCGACGAGGAGACCGTGGCCGCCATCGTGCGCGGGTTGCAGCAGACGCCTGGCATCGGGCCGATATTCACACGCGCAACGCAGACTGGTTCCCTCGATGGCCACGTGGCCGGCACGCTGTCGTTCGACGTCGTGCACTGGCAGCACGATCGGTCGGCGCAGATCCTGTTTTCGCCGGATTGGTCGGACGCACCGAACGCGCACGGAGTGCGGGGCTCGGTCATGGCGGGCGGCACCGCGGGGCACGGCAGCTCGAGCCCATGGGACGTCCACAACACGCTGATTGCTGCCGGCCCCGATCTCGGGCGCGGCCTGACCATTGACGCACCGAGCGCCAATGTAGACCTCATGCCGACGTTCCTGACCCTGGTGGGCCTGGCAATCCCACCCTCAGTGCAGGGGCGCGCCCTCGACGAGGCATTCGCCGCGCGTGCCGCAGGTCCAGCCCGGCGATCCGCCACGACCACCGATCACACGGCGCGCACGCCCGATGGGCGCTACGCGGTGACGGGCGAGCTGTCCATCGTTCGCGTCGGCGATCGCGAGTACCGCTACTTCGACAGCACGACGGTCACGCGGCGATAA
- a CDS encoding DinB family protein, with protein MPSLTSALRAHLADVLEWEDAHVTFDKAVDGIPLASQGARADGFPHSPWELLEHMRLAQDDIVEFCNNAAYEHTKAWPGDYWPRTPAPPTATAWADSVAAYLQGREALKAIARTVEDLTQPVPTGSSRQTYLRAILLAADHTAYHVGQLVLVRRALGHWPQ; from the coding sequence ATGCCCTCACTCACCAGCGCTCTTCGTGCGCACCTTGCCGACGTCCTCGAGTGGGAGGATGCACATGTCACGTTCGACAAGGCCGTCGATGGGATCCCGTTGGCAAGCCAGGGTGCGCGTGCAGACGGTTTCCCGCACTCGCCCTGGGAGTTGCTGGAACACATGCGCCTTGCGCAGGACGATATCGTCGAGTTCTGCAACAACGCGGCGTACGAGCACACGAAGGCATGGCCGGGCGACTACTGGCCGCGAACTCCCGCACCGCCGACGGCCACCGCGTGGGCCGACAGCGTCGCGGCGTACCTCCAGGGCCGCGAGGCATTGAAGGCCATCGCGCGCACGGTGGAGGACCTGACGCAGCCCGTGCCGACGGGCTCCTCACGGCAGACGTACTTGCGTGCGATCCTGCTGGCCGCCGACCACACGGCCTATCACGTCGGCCAGCTCGTGCTGGTCCGTCGTGCACTTGGCCACTGGCCCCAGTGA
- a CDS encoding FtsX-like permease family protein, with the protein MIGRRKDGVTLAQTQAGLEPIYRRTIDHLLASVPGAIAGPVREYLRRVEFRVQPAAAGGASALRRDLDRPLRILMAVVGIVLFIACANLATLVLSRTAGRQRELTVRLAIGAGRWRLARQLLTESLVLSAAGGLLGLLVARWGGSTILRLGAGEAGIGAVDLAPDLAVLTFTLVVAVTAGVLLALGSVWHLVRTPPQRVLRDAAGGHAAAGLARLFVPIQVALATAVLIGAGLLLQTFENILHGHDGFRREQLVTLSVRPQLVGYDSTRAASYIDLVKTRLEALPGVTSVTRSNHPPGALDGTSLVEAPGFESAAPMLRTAGYHRVGPRVIETWGLTLLRGRDLDPSDDASTRSALVNESFARHFFHGLDVVGRRFAFAGNGDRPHTIVGVVADARDRGPRLPIERVAYTYLPPDEMGFGSFAVRGQGSESALIAAVRRALREADPQVPVVEIQTMDERVQEGLRRERLLAVLGTLFGALALLLVAIGLYGLLAGAVTHRTREIGIRLALGGDRRNVLLLFLRQGLSLVGLGLVAGLGVGTLLGRFIRGELYGVTPTDPVTFVAAACVLVVTSAAACLVPAVRASRTDPMSALRDE; encoded by the coding sequence ATGATCGGTCGACGCAAGGACGGGGTCACGCTGGCGCAGACGCAGGCCGGCCTGGAGCCGATCTACCGGAGGACGATCGACCACCTCCTGGCCTCGGTGCCGGGAGCGATTGCCGGCCCGGTGCGCGAGTATCTCCGACGCGTCGAATTCCGTGTGCAACCGGCTGCTGCCGGTGGGGCGTCGGCCCTTCGCCGCGACCTCGACCGGCCACTGCGCATCCTGATGGCCGTCGTGGGCATCGTCCTGTTCATCGCGTGCGCGAATCTCGCGACGCTGGTGCTGTCGCGAACGGCGGGACGCCAGCGCGAACTCACCGTGCGGCTCGCGATCGGCGCCGGCCGATGGCGCCTCGCGCGCCAGTTGCTCACCGAGAGCCTCGTGCTGTCGGCCGCCGGCGGACTGCTGGGTCTTCTCGTCGCACGATGGGGCGGGTCGACGATCTTGCGCCTCGGGGCCGGCGAGGCGGGCATTGGCGCCGTCGATCTTGCTCCCGATTTGGCTGTGCTGACGTTCACTTTGGTCGTCGCGGTGACAGCCGGTGTGCTGCTCGCGCTCGGATCGGTCTGGCACCTCGTGCGGACTCCTCCCCAACGCGTGCTGCGCGATGCGGCAGGCGGTCATGCCGCGGCGGGGTTGGCCCGCCTGTTCGTGCCGATCCAGGTCGCCCTCGCCACGGCGGTGTTGATTGGAGCCGGGCTTCTCCTGCAGACCTTCGAGAACATCCTGCACGGCCATGACGGCTTCCGCCGCGAGCAGTTGGTGACACTCAGCGTGCGACCGCAACTGGTCGGCTACGATTCAACTCGCGCCGCGTCGTACATCGACCTGGTGAAGACACGACTGGAGGCCCTGCCGGGCGTGACGTCGGTGACGCGATCGAACCATCCCCCGGGCGCGCTCGACGGCACGAGTCTGGTGGAGGCTCCCGGGTTCGAGTCGGCCGCGCCCATGCTACGCACGGCCGGATACCACCGCGTCGGGCCCAGGGTGATCGAGACATGGGGCCTGACGCTGCTTCGGGGCCGCGATCTCGACCCATCCGACGACGCGAGCACTCGATCGGCCCTCGTCAACGAATCATTCGCCAGGCATTTCTTCCATGGCCTCGACGTCGTCGGCCGCCGGTTCGCCTTCGCGGGTAACGGCGACCGTCCACACACGATCGTCGGCGTCGTCGCAGACGCGCGCGATCGAGGGCCACGACTCCCGATCGAACGTGTCGCCTATACGTACCTGCCGCCGGACGAGATGGGCTTCGGGTCCTTCGCCGTGCGCGGGCAGGGTTCCGAGTCAGCACTGATCGCTGCCGTCCGCCGCGCGCTCCGGGAGGCCGATCCCCAGGTGCCCGTCGTCGAAATCCAGACGATGGACGAGCGGGTCCAGGAGGGGCTCCGCCGCGAGCGGTTGCTGGCGGTGCTGGGAACGCTGTTCGGCGCGCTGGCGTTACTGCTCGTCGCGATCGGGCTCTACGGACTGCTCGCGGGTGCGGTAACGCATCGCACCCGTGAGATCGGCATCCGCCTGGCACTGGGCGGTGATCGACGGAACGTACTGCTCCTGTTCCTGCGGCAGGGACTGTCCCTCGTTGGGCTGGGCCTCGTGGCAGGACTCGGGGTGGGCACGTTGCTGGGCCGATTCATTCGCGGCGAGCTGTATGGCGTGACGCCGACCGATCCTGTCACCTTCGTCGCGGCGGCCTGCGTGCTGGTCGTGACGAGTGCGGCGGCGTGTCTCGTGCCGGCCGTGCGCGCCTCACGCACCGATCCGATGTCCGCACTCCGGGACGAGTGA